The Spirochaetota bacterium genome includes a region encoding these proteins:
- a CDS encoding type II toxin-antitoxin system VapB family antitoxin: MATNLAIDDKLLVQAQKVGGLKTKKDTVNLALKEFISRRKQEEITGLFGSIEYDPGYDYKKSRNRS, encoded by the coding sequence ATGGCAACCAACCTCGCGATTGACGATAAATTGCTTGTTCAGGCCCAGAAGGTGGGCGGACTGAAAACCAAAAAGGACACGGTGAACCTTGCCTTGAAGGAATTCATTTCAAGAAGGAAGCAGGAGGAAATAACAGGACTTTTCGGCTCTATAGAGTACGATCCGGGGTACGATTACAAGAAATCGAGGAATCGTTCTTGA
- a CDS encoding AMP-dependent synthetase — protein MSSARPWTKFYGNVPKSIDYPKVTMYEVVRMTAERRPESIAYDFLGLTSTYRKFIGEIDRCAAALAKMGLKKGDRITISMPTSPQGVICFYAANKLGAIASMIHPLSTVAEIEFYIQVSKSRFALTLDAFYGKFKSAMKNAPLDALILTKLPDYLPALKGIGFKLTMGRKIPKVPADPKVRWFADLMKEKLPNVPASDMKTDDMAVILYSGGTTGKPKGIMLSNYNFIAEGLQCANWVGLDQDASILAILPIFHGFGLGVCVNSSFMGGGKCIMIPQFTAEQVASLIKKKKPSFVVGVPTLFEALNNNPKFHKTDLSCLRGCFSGADSLPRVVKERFEEVVRGGGGGNVKLLEGYGLTEAVTGIMAMPLMEYRENSIGVPFPDMDAKIVKAGTMDEVPAGEEGEICLKGPAVMLGYLDQPEETAEVLRKHADGDVWLHTGDLGSMDADGFFYFRLRQKRMIKSSGMNVYPSQVEAEIYKHPAVKMACVIGVPDREQIERVKAFVVLKDPSQETKEMEQEIIKHCQKTIIKWSCPREVEFRKDLPLTLVGKVAFKQIEDQEIARLKAEGKFTGNK, from the coding sequence ATGAGCAGCGCACGTCCCTGGACCAAGTTTTACGGTAATGTTCCCAAGTCCATCGATTACCCGAAAGTGACCATGTACGAGGTGGTGCGCATGACGGCCGAGCGACGTCCCGAATCGATCGCGTACGATTTCCTGGGACTCACCTCAACCTACAGAAAGTTTATCGGCGAGATAGACCGCTGCGCGGCCGCGCTCGCGAAGATGGGGCTTAAAAAAGGCGACCGGATCACGATATCGATGCCCACGAGCCCCCAGGGCGTCATATGCTTCTACGCCGCGAACAAGCTGGGGGCGATCGCGAGCATGATCCACCCGCTGTCGACCGTCGCGGAGATCGAGTTTTACATCCAGGTCAGCAAGAGCCGCTTCGCCCTCACCCTGGACGCCTTCTACGGCAAATTCAAATCGGCCATGAAAAACGCCCCTCTCGATGCGCTGATACTCACGAAGCTGCCCGATTACCTGCCGGCCCTCAAGGGCATTGGTTTCAAGCTCACGATGGGACGGAAGATCCCAAAAGTGCCGGCCGACCCGAAGGTACGCTGGTTCGCCGACCTCATGAAGGAAAAGCTCCCCAACGTGCCCGCGAGCGACATGAAGACCGACGACATGGCGGTCATCCTCTACAGCGGCGGGACCACCGGCAAGCCCAAGGGCATCATGCTTTCGAACTATAACTTCATCGCCGAGGGGCTCCAGTGCGCGAACTGGGTGGGACTGGATCAGGACGCCTCCATCCTCGCCATCCTCCCCATCTTCCATGGCTTTGGACTTGGCGTGTGCGTGAACTCGAGCTTCATGGGTGGCGGGAAATGCATCATGATCCCGCAGTTCACCGCCGAGCAGGTCGCCAGTCTCATCAAGAAGAAGAAACCGTCCTTCGTCGTGGGCGTACCCACGCTCTTCGAGGCGCTCAACAACAATCCCAAGTTCCACAAGACCGACCTCTCGTGCCTGCGCGGCTGTTTTTCGGGGGCCGATTCGCTTCCCCGGGTCGTCAAGGAGCGTTTTGAAGAAGTGGTGCGGGGCGGCGGCGGCGGCAACGTGAAGCTCCTTGAAGGCTACGGGCTCACCGAGGCGGTCACCGGCATCATGGCCATGCCCCTCATGGAATACCGCGAGAACAGCATAGGCGTGCCCTTCCCGGACATGGACGCGAAGATCGTGAAGGCCGGGACTATGGATGAGGTCCCGGCGGGCGAAGAGGGCGAGATTTGCCTCAAAGGGCCCGCCGTGATGCTTGGCTACCTTGACCAGCCGGAGGAGACCGCGGAGGTCCTCCGGAAGCACGCCGACGGCGATGTGTGGCTTCACACCGGCGACCTGGGCAGCATGGACGCCGACGGCTTCTTTTATTTTAGACTTCGGCAGAAACGTATGATAAAATCATCGGGGATGAACGTGTACCCGTCCCAGGTGGAGGCCGAAATCTACAAGCACCCGGCCGTCAAGATGGCCTGCGTGATCGGGGTGCCGGACCGCGAGCAGATCGAGCGCGTGAAGGCCTTCGTCGTTCTCAAAGATCCGTCCCAGGAAACGAAGGAAATGGAGCAGGAGATTATAAAGCACTGCCAGAAAACGATCATCAAGTGGAGCTGCCCGCGCGAGGTGGAATTCCGGAAGGACCTGCCGCTCACCCTGGTGGGGAAGGTCGCCTTCAAGCAGATCGAAGACCAGGAGATCGCGAGGCTCAAGGCCGAGGGCAAGTTCACGGGCAACAAATAA
- a CDS encoding adenylate/guanylate cyclase domain-containing protein — MGINEALLDQKLAELEKSRAWSPRLVSKLESLIRSPDEEQLFRINPLQFAKERNISESESIDLFLHASNSGLFQINWELVCPQCGDHINSFSHLQSLDTQFFCQLCSLKSEASMDDFIQVNFTISESIRPIAFHFPEKLSLEDLWAKARFSREGHYPDGARFGESVFRTARGHGYIEPGTSAAFDIELESGGLFAHDLLMNKGFFIPVGDARSAAPQHLSVLYHDGDYVIDQTQLSSGPSIVRVENPSTDRCSLAFFNIANDTVKQPIVFDPFLTGKRLLTSQTFRDLFRNEVIRGTEGITVKDLTILFTDLKGSTDLYERIGDLQAFSLINQHFDSLGKVIAELDGAIVKTMGDAIMAVFMSPTSGLEAGFRMLKAINFFNELHQSRDLILKIGLHRGATIAITSNDRLDYFGQTVNIASRVQSLAEADEIYITKDIHEYPGIPDMLRDKQVYPQDAQLKGIQRKVKVYKIRV; from the coding sequence ATGGGGATCAATGAGGCGCTGCTGGACCAGAAACTGGCGGAACTCGAAAAGTCCCGGGCGTGGAGTCCGCGTCTCGTCTCCAAGCTTGAAAGCCTGATCAGGTCTCCGGACGAGGAGCAGCTTTTCAGGATAAACCCACTGCAATTCGCGAAGGAGAGGAACATTTCCGAATCCGAATCGATCGACCTGTTCCTGCACGCATCCAATTCGGGCCTGTTTCAGATCAACTGGGAACTGGTCTGCCCCCAGTGCGGAGACCATATCAACAGTTTCAGCCACCTGCAAAGCCTGGACACGCAATTTTTCTGCCAGCTTTGCAGTCTCAAGTCGGAAGCGAGCATGGATGATTTCATCCAGGTGAATTTCACTATTTCCGAATCGATCCGTCCCATCGCATTCCACTTTCCGGAAAAACTGTCGCTGGAAGATCTCTGGGCAAAGGCGCGCTTCAGCAGGGAGGGCCACTACCCCGACGGCGCGCGCTTCGGTGAATCCGTATTCAGAACCGCACGCGGTCACGGATACATCGAGCCCGGTACGTCCGCCGCGTTTGATATAGAACTGGAATCCGGCGGCCTGTTCGCCCACGACCTGCTCATGAACAAGGGATTTTTCATACCTGTCGGTGACGCTCGTTCCGCCGCACCCCAGCACCTCTCGGTGCTCTACCACGATGGAGACTATGTCATCGATCAAACGCAGCTGTCATCCGGCCCGTCGATCGTTCGGGTTGAAAACCCGTCGACAGACCGCTGTTCACTGGCTTTTTTCAATATCGCGAACGACACGGTGAAACAGCCTATCGTGTTCGATCCCTTCCTCACCGGGAAGCGCCTTCTCACCTCCCAGACATTCAGGGATTTGTTCCGCAACGAGGTAATCAGGGGAACGGAAGGAATCACCGTTAAGGATCTCACGATTCTGTTCACCGACCTGAAAGGGTCCACTGACCTTTACGAACGGATCGGGGACCTTCAGGCGTTCAGCCTCATCAATCAGCATTTCGACAGCCTGGGGAAGGTGATCGCCGAGCTGGACGGCGCGATCGTCAAGACCATGGGCGATGCGATCATGGCGGTTTTCATGAGTCCGACATCGGGGCTGGAAGCCGGATTCCGGATGCTGAAGGCAATTAATTTTTTCAACGAACTGCACCAATCCAGGGACCTTATTTTAAAAATCGGCCTTCACCGGGGAGCAACCATCGCAATCACATCCAACGACCGGCTGGATTATTTCGGGCAGACCGTCAATATCGCGTCCCGCGTTCAAAGCCTTGCCGAGGCGGACGAGATTTATATAACAAAGGATATTCACGAGTATCCGGGCATACCCGACATGCTGCGCGACAAGCAGGTCTATCCCCAGGATGCGCAGCTTAAAGGAATCCAGCGGAAGGTCAAGGTATACAAGATCCGGGTTTAA
- a CDS encoding IclR family transcriptional regulator, giving the protein MTTKKKPAKQKARGNGQKLIQSIERAVDILALFIAEKNSIGITEFAQKMKLPKTTIQGIVQTLAALHMLERDPASAKYRLGPMLFQLGMKYATNLDFVNITRGWVERLCYQYRQPVNVGMMVGDRVILVLRVEPENRFMVFPQVGSVLPAHSTSIGKMLLAHIDDARREELLRDYRFEGLTLNTITDRTSFIRELERVRSEGVSFDDQENIMGLSGVGAPLYNHTGQVVAAFALTGDTAVINEKRADIIDTIKSISKIVSDQLGYTAG; this is encoded by the coding sequence ATGACTACGAAGAAAAAGCCGGCAAAACAGAAGGCGCGCGGGAACGGGCAGAAGCTCATCCAGTCGATAGAGCGCGCCGTCGACATACTCGCCCTGTTCATCGCGGAGAAGAACTCGATCGGGATCACCGAGTTCGCGCAGAAGATGAAGCTCCCCAAGACCACGATCCAGGGGATCGTCCAGACCCTTGCCGCGCTCCACATGCTCGAAAGGGACCCCGCAAGCGCGAAGTACCGCCTGGGGCCCATGCTCTTCCAACTGGGCATGAAGTACGCGACCAACCTCGATTTCGTCAACATCACGCGCGGATGGGTTGAGCGCCTCTGCTACCAGTACCGCCAGCCCGTGAACGTGGGCATGATGGTGGGGGACCGCGTGATCCTGGTCCTTCGCGTAGAGCCGGAGAACCGCTTCATGGTCTTTCCTCAAGTAGGCTCGGTCCTGCCCGCGCACTCGACCTCGATCGGCAAGATGCTCCTCGCGCATATAGACGACGCGCGCCGGGAGGAGCTCCTGCGCGATTACCGCTTCGAGGGCCTGACCCTGAACACCATCACCGACCGCACATCGTTTATAAGGGAGCTTGAGCGCGTCCGGTCGGAGGGGGTGAGCTTCGATGACCAGGAAAACATCATGGGGCTCTCCGGCGTGGGGGCGCCGCTCTACAACCACACGGGGCAGGTGGTCGCGGCCTTCGCGCTTACCGGCGACACCGCGGTCATCAACGAGAAACGCGCGGACATCATCGACACGATCAAGAGCATCTCGAAGATAGTCTCGGACCAGCTGGGGTATACGGCGGGGTGA